One part of the Borreliella garinii genome encodes these proteins:
- a CDS encoding DUF777 family protein produces MSEDYEIYRMNQRLYGHALAQEDMKNWIYSNIFITQIGTVKEFKQQTQEAVVTIPEFEDLEIHTKNISNINFELSKGDSVLLLQSSINIFDKNDDIHFDKHHFYILSAISPKTLNLISDTVKIKANSRIEIANQTTSLKEILDSIISAINGITIIGDSVIDEASLRIATSRISANINSLFK; encoded by the coding sequence ATGAGTGAAGACTATGAAATTTATAGAATGAACCAGCGCCTTTATGGTCATGCATTGGCACAAGAGGACATGAAAAATTGGATTTATTCAAATATTTTCATAACTCAAATTGGCACTGTAAAGGAATTTAAACAGCAAACACAAGAGGCTGTAGTTACAATACCAGAATTTGAAGACTTAGAAATTCATACAAAAAATATATCTAATATCAATTTTGAACTATCAAAAGGCGATTCTGTTTTACTACTTCAATCGAGCATTAATATTTTTGATAAAAATGATGATATTCATTTTGACAAACATCATTTTTATATACTTAGCGCAATTAGTCCAAAAACTTTAAATTTAATTTCTGATACTGTTAAGATAAAAGCAAATAGTAGAATTGAAATAGCCAACCAAACAACTAGCTTGAAAGAAATTCTAGATAGTATTATAAGTGCTATCAACGGTATAACTATCATAGGAGATTCAGTAATTGACGAGGCGAGCTTAAGAATAGCAACCTCTAGAATTTCTGCTAATATCAACAGCTTATTTAAGTAA
- a CDS encoding DUF276 domain-containing protein (DUF276 is restricted to Borreliella and related spirochetes.), whose protein sequence is MSIVFDSDFGILKRTIKDIVRTKREYLRVNYGINIDDSNSSIYNIIASSLALIEEEIINELNLFFSKMKPGGTYWAAIEEHISSKSTTYSAVRNALLNLNGIEHANIKSSAGKANIYLILKEDLLDTNKTNINNPEFKAKLWETLYLTTPSGTLLDGDIEIDGLNSTGQLKSYKISLGKRKHVYMKVKYNLDLKNYLYLNIDSQIRNIYSRIISNNYSDMGISFEYQDFFAPVNEVKGIKFMEIKVCVKDTDTESISKISDSDFQTNKDIAINDDTMLLFNTTERLLIDIDT, encoded by the coding sequence ATGAGCATTGTTTTTGATTCTGATTTTGGCATTCTAAAGCGTACAATTAAGGATATAGTACGGACCAAAAGAGAATACTTACGAGTAAATTATGGGATTAACATTGATGACAGCAATAGCTCTATTTACAATATTATTGCATCTTCTTTAGCATTAATTGAAGAAGAAATAATTAATGAACTTAATCTATTTTTTTCGAAAATGAAACCGGGTGGTACTTATTGGGCTGCTATTGAAGAACACATTTCTTCTAAAAGCACAACTTACAGCGCAGTTCGCAATGCTTTACTTAATCTTAATGGGATAGAACATGCTAATATTAAAAGTTCAGCTGGCAAAGCTAATATATATCTGATTCTAAAAGAAGATTTACTAGACACTAATAAAACTAATATTAACAACCCCGAATTTAAGGCTAAACTTTGGGAAACATTATATCTAACAACTCCTAGTGGGACTTTACTTGATGGAGACATAGAAATTGATGGACTCAACTCAACCGGGCAACTTAAATCCTACAAAATATCCCTAGGAAAAAGAAAACATGTTTATATGAAAGTAAAGTATAACCTCGATCTTAAAAACTATCTCTACTTAAACATAGACTCTCAAATTAGAAACATATATTCTAGGATTATTTCAAATAACTATTCTGATATGGGAATTAGCTTTGAATATCAAGACTTTTTTGCTCCAGTCAATGAAGTAAAAGGGATTAAGTTTATGGAAATTAAAGTTTGTGTTAAAGATACAGACACTGAAAGTATTTCAAAAATCAGTGATAGCGATTTTCAAACAAATAAAGATATTGCTATTAATGATGACACAATGCTGCTTTTCAATACAACTGAACGATTACTTATTGACATTGATACTTGA
- a CDS encoding DUF735 family protein, translated as MKIPKFLKDTEIQKFIRTEIEYAQKLLNELKALNSNFISIDAKENIKSRYIAIWISQVLSIFYAKTQTLQSITSNINSVIFALRHIGTDESFRLIFKAFLNVDISVTTPEAGVINISLKGAIKTNFTTFISPSTKCKRSKKILIREKKKGYAASKKALVFNSLPKGYDHSIYAFIKGIIPIGRVLKINNKDGANIITFNN; from the coding sequence ATGAAAATACCTAAATTTTTAAAAGACACTGAAATTCAAAAATTTATACGAACAGAAATTGAATATGCACAAAAGCTGCTTAATGAGCTTAAAGCTCTTAATTCTAACTTTATATCCATTGATGCAAAAGAAAATATCAAATCAAGATATATTGCCATATGGATATCTCAAGTCTTATCAATTTTTTATGCAAAAACTCAAACCCTACAAAGTATTACAAGTAATATCAATAGTGTGATTTTTGCTTTACGTCATATTGGTACTGATGAGTCATTTAGACTGATTTTTAAGGCTTTTTTGAATGTGGATATTTCAGTTACTACACCTGAAGCCGGTGTTATTAATATCTCTTTAAAAGGGGCAATAAAAACAAACTTTACTACATTTATTTCACCTAGTACAAAATGCAAGCGGTCTAAAAAGATACTAATTAGAGAAAAGAAAAAGGGATACGCTGCATCTAAAAAGGCTTTGGTATTTAATTCACTTCCTAAGGGTTATGATCATTCAATTTATGCTTTTATAAAGGGGATTATTCCTATTGGCAGAGTTCTCAAAATTAACAATAAAGATGGTGCAAATATTATAACTTTTAACAATTAA
- a CDS encoding DUF685 domain-containing protein: protein MAEDQEKLLIDEEETVQIKDLNKVTTVNNTDLLLLDDGVASSNAITYENFLKTTKDKTFKGEGLGYFKEIIKSTIAEELPADEEFVEKIYAKITDKLINNDSTNISNLFSKIKSRLTDSISSATLSRYDDLLIMPNSSTIQKTPVPKQLLGVPSDFSHGRRFAYGSTLYSYEYKDKSITIKLENNADNATLIFYKNNDNDPIYLDIELDVEHYSNTSIKALYLKYSDESEKNMIYEQSDAPRALSSRFPMYKGWYIQKRIYISGNPAPVLLKL from the coding sequence ATGGCTGAGGATCAAGAAAAATTATTAATTGATGAAGAAGAAACAGTTCAAATCAAAGATTTGAATAAAGTAACAACCGTTAATAACACTGATCTTTTACTACTTGATGATGGAGTTGCAAGTAGCAACGCTATTACTTATGAAAATTTTTTGAAAACCACTAAAGATAAAACATTTAAAGGTGAAGGACTAGGCTATTTTAAAGAGATAATTAAGTCTACAATTGCAGAAGAACTTCCAGCTGATGAAGAGTTTGTAGAAAAAATTTATGCTAAAATAACAGACAAACTTATTAACAACGATTCCACTAATATTTCTAACCTTTTTAGTAAAATAAAATCACGTCTTACAGATAGCATATCATCAGCTACTCTATCTAGATATGACGATCTTTTGATAATGCCTAATTCAAGCACTATTCAAAAAACACCCGTTCCCAAACAACTGCTAGGAGTACCATCTGATTTTTCACATGGAAGAAGGTTTGCCTATGGATCTACGCTTTATTCGTATGAATACAAGGATAAATCAATAACTATTAAGTTGGAGAACAACGCTGACAATGCAACTCTTATTTTTTATAAAAATAATGATAATGACCCCATTTACCTTGATATTGAGCTTGACGTAGAACACTATAGCAATACGTCAATTAAAGCACTATATCTAAAATATTCTGATGAAAGTGAAAAAAATATGATTTACGAACAATCAGACGCCCCTCGAGCACTATCTAGTAGATTTCCCATGTATAAAGGATGGTATATCCAAAAAAGAATCTACATATCAGGAAATCCAGCTCCAGTTCTTTTGAAACTGTAA
- a CDS encoding BlyA family holin, with amino-acid sequence MDTIKITELLINLNEIKLIAVMIFVTVLVLGVLILLKPLLKDILSIVIGKLFRNGNGNNHVKKRD; translated from the coding sequence ATGGATACTATTAAAATCACTGAACTTCTTATAAATTTAAATGAAATTAAACTTATAGCCGTAATGATTTTTGTAACAGTACTAGTTTTAGGAGTGTTAATTCTTCTCAAGCCATTACTAAAAGACATACTATCCATAGTAATAGGCAAACTTTTTAGAAATGGCAATGGGAATAATCATGTCAAAAAAAGAGATTAA
- a CDS encoding BlyB family putative holin accessory protein, with protein sequence MKLSKDNLGIGIKSISNLIEIFSKFEDEFDEIAHKGFSLVYELYAHYALIYKENMERLESALTPTITKTLAPINKKINHCIDLVNSNEKNLKISNDLKFNQEGKPIYKERTKNAK encoded by the coding sequence ATGAAATTATCTAAAGACAATCTTGGAATTGGAATTAAGTCTATATCAAATCTTATTGAAATATTTTCTAAATTTGAAGATGAATTTGATGAAATTGCACATAAAGGGTTTTCTTTAGTTTATGAACTATATGCTCATTATGCATTAATTTATAAAGAAAATATGGAAAGACTTGAGAGTGCATTAACCCCAACAATAACCAAAACACTAGCTCCAATAAATAAGAAAATCAATCACTGTATTGATCTAGTTAATTCTAATGAAAAAAATCTAAAAATATCTAATGATCTGAAATTCAATCAAGAAGGAAAACCTATCTATAAGGAAAGAACAAAGAATGCAAAATAA
- a CDS encoding BlyB family putative holin accessory protein, translated as MQNNTIGLGLNLLSSLTDIAKTDTNIDHNYINTFNRVIDFFYKTYIETLKAMETAESMKIFEEIQDILKYNIEIIEAISTSKSKRIISSLKAKRNKIMQEYINILKRGENA; from the coding sequence ATGCAAAATAATACTATTGGTTTAGGGCTTAATTTACTATCTAGCTTAACCGACATAGCTAAAACTGATACTAACATAGATCATAATTACATTAATACTTTTAATAGGGTAATAGATTTTTTCTACAAAACATATATTGAAACACTAAAAGCTATGGAAACAGCCGAATCAATGAAAATATTTGAAGAAATACAAGATATCTTAAAATACAATATTGAGATAATAGAGGCTATTTCTACTAGCAAAAGTAAGAGAATTATCTCCTCATTGAAAGCAAAACGCAACAAAATTATGCAGGAGTATATAAATATCCTTAAAAGGGGTGAAAATGCTTAA
- a CDS encoding BBA14 family lipoprotein, protein MLKLVNYLLITFLLCCTTIASLPDEPNPPIIQTLGALAKYEAQLSDYVMYLVTFLSKTKVKVNDPNYPEYTYPNLSTLKDEHSITSIKHNIKLLLEYIQKTKPIAKKVYNQYSKLKM, encoded by the coding sequence ATGCTTAAATTGGTAAACTACTTATTAATTACTTTTCTGCTATGTTGTACTACCATTGCTAGCCTACCAGACGAACCAAACCCGCCAATTATTCAAACACTAGGAGCTTTAGCTAAATATGAAGCACAACTATCAGATTATGTTATGTATCTTGTAACATTTTTATCAAAAACAAAAGTAAAAGTTAATGATCCAAATTATCCAGAATATACTTATCCCAACTTATCAACACTAAAAGACGAACACTCAATAACTTCAATAAAACATAATATCAAACTACTTTTAGAGTATATTCAAAAAACAAAACCTATAGCTAAAAAAGTCTATAATCAGTATTCAAAATTAAAAATGTAA
- the revA gene encoding fibronectin-binding protein RevA, with product MKNKNLLKLFFVSTLFIIACKADVGKKYVEKNKEIDLLLSSVSNLKNDSKYDNFKEYKDKINKLTKSLKDVSDAELKEKLLKLQSLFQDKLAAKLAALKAAKQRIEGFSDKDKEKEKIWKEAKLVGVTIKFSGSNTAGKGAEMSKEAVEQIDKIIKFLEEGTN from the coding sequence ATGAAAAATAAAAATTTATTGAAATTATTTTTTGTATCAACATTATTTATAATTGCTTGCAAAGCGGATGTAGGAAAAAAGTATGTAGAAAAAAATAAAGAAATAGATTTATTGCTTTCATCTGTTTCAAATCTTAAAAATGATTCTAAATATGACAACTTTAAAGAGTATAAAGATAAAATAAATAAATTAACAAAAAGCCTAAAGGATGTGAGTGATGCGGAGCTTAAAGAAAAACTATTAAAGTTGCAAAGCCTATTTCAAGATAAATTGGCAGCTAAATTAGCAGCTTTAAAAGCAGCTAAACAAAGAATCGAGGGTTTTTCAGATAAGGACAAGGAAAAAGAAAAGATATGGAAAGAAGCAAAATTGGTTGGAGTAACTATAAAGTTTAGTGGAAGTAATACTGCTGGCAAAGGAGCAGAAATGTCTAAAGAAGCTGTAGAACAGATAGATAAAATAATAAAGTTCCTAGAAGAAGGTACTAATTGA
- a CDS encoding Mlp family lipoprotein, producing MKIINILFCLFLIMLIGCNSNDNNTLKNNVEQQSKSRKKRDLSQEEVQEEKIALTDQELKLFNSLVNAFTHTIEKLTNQINGYNDGNKNKCTDFFDWLSKDIQKQKELVSVFKKVYDFLASKAKANNEDFDTYVQGAIDCKVAKDNNKFNNHNNNHHNNKYGSGDGTNEVEQYFRGVAEDMYSKNSNEEIYQYLKEELLKTDNHYSGLTSNWQN from the coding sequence ATGAAAATTATAAATATATTATTTTGTTTGTTTTTAATTATGCTAATCGGCTGTAATTCTAATGATAATAACACTTTAAAAAACAATGTTGAACAACAATCAAAAAGTAGGAAAAAACGTGATTTAAGCCAAGAAGAAGTACAAGAAGAGAAAATTGCTTTAACTGATCAAGAATTAAAATTATTTAATTCATTGGTAAATGCGTTTACACATACAATTGAAAAATTAACCAATCAAATAAACGGGTACAATGATGGAAACAAGAATAAATGTACTGATTTCTTTGATTGGCTTTCTAAAGATATTCAAAAGCAAAAAGAATTAGTTAGTGTCTTTAAAAAAGTTTATGATTTCTTAGCATCAAAAGCAAAAGCAAACAATGAAGACTTTGATACTTATGTTCAAGGGGCTATTGACTGTAAAGTAGCTAAAGACAACAACAAATTTAATAATCATAATAATAATCATCATAACAATAAATATGGGAGCGGCGATGGAACTAATGAAGTAGAGCAATATTTTAGAGGCGTCGCTGAAGATATGTATAGTAAAAATTCCAATGAAGAAATTTATCAATACCTTAAAGAAGAACTTTTAAAGACAGATAACCACTATTCTGGTCTTACATCTAATTGGCAAAACTAA
- a CDS encoding ERF family protein: MSHIEKNQENIQNNIQAKISFRKDMKTLKMNLPGIDKSLKGYGYKYQNFNEIVREIKNVINKHNLELDFEQFPTFTHDPYGRVHVVRTTFYSTISGYEESFDTPILTENLQWNNENGSKSVNTTPQLVGSAITYFKRYALVACLNIESEVDTDSAPIYNNYENGNSMPNKQVNINQEQKQKKEQKQEINQIQKNNTIQNQKRDINQEQKKDRLYYYGVFKEALSNIKNWVNSAKTKDNINLIIQKISFIQKIDPNNVDDIKKIEADLIAHFEKNSDFKSINYWAEIIKDYFKRNNRLKDLQDFEKFMAFKRTSYGPSPLLFFCTLKEDKQFDYIFAA, translated from the coding sequence ATGTCACACATAGAAAAAAATCAAGAAAATATTCAAAATAATATACAAGCAAAAATAAGCTTCAGAAAAGATATGAAAACCCTAAAAATGAATTTACCAGGTATTGACAAAAGTCTTAAAGGATATGGATACAAATATCAGAATTTTAACGAAATAGTTAGAGAAATAAAAAACGTTATTAATAAGCACAATTTGGAGCTTGATTTTGAGCAATTCCCAACCTTTACACATGATCCATATGGTAGAGTTCATGTTGTTAGGACCACATTCTACAGCACAATCAGTGGGTATGAAGAGTCTTTTGATACACCAATACTTACAGAAAATTTACAATGGAATAATGAAAATGGGTCTAAAAGTGTAAATACAACGCCACAACTAGTTGGTTCAGCTATTACTTATTTTAAAAGGTACGCTTTAGTTGCATGTCTTAACATAGAAAGTGAAGTGGATACTGATTCAGCCCCTATTTACAATAATTATGAAAACGGGAATTCTATGCCCAACAAGCAAGTTAATATCAATCAAGAACAAAAACAAAAAAAGGAACAAAAACAAGAGATTAATCAAATTCAAAAAAATAACACTATTCAAAACCAGAAAAGAGATATTAATCAAGAACAAAAAAAAGATAGGCTTTATTATTATGGGGTTTTTAAAGAAGCGTTGTCTAATATAAAAAATTGGGTAAATAGCGCTAAAACAAAAGATAATATAAACTTAATTATTCAAAAAATCAGTTTTATTCAGAAAATAGACCCCAATAATGTTGATGATATCAAGAAAATTGAAGCTGATTTAATTGCGCATTTTGAGAAAAATAGTGATTTTAAGAGTATAAACTATTGGGCGGAGATTATAAAAGACTATTTTAAGAGAAATAATAGATTAAAGGATTTACAAGATTTTGAAAAGTTTATGGCGTTTAAGAGGACTTCTTATGGCCCTAGCCCGCTATTATTCTTTTGTACGTTAAAAGAAGATAAACAATTTGATTATATATTTGCAGCATAG
- a CDS encoding plasmid maintenance protein gives MIKVSTNKKSPNYLNKLQNKLIVLTSTLNYVNKKYPKYTQKTILYYFNENLKRNGQATTTLRTLQKYLYKLEKEIKVTTNYYQHMGVNCGTEIYYHLNCEKNECHFKINQYFQEKKHSRFKSRAINYLKDKSLKKGNVELEKCLCNKNNKKEEESNNKIEKFQIINYFNKCNFKSKEILQILLNLDISKDKKIEIIKALKRFEIKAIKSKNIHFNKNSFKENQNKLKETLKKTKKQLEKNGYNAEQLETEFKKIYENYKNKPHFIIEHQKYNDLRKITFKLEKLIELKKENSQKDYEHIKINIFNILIERLRKPANIEIIKPIIKTYLNSKKKLEYNKVFGIYHDELLEIIKNKNNSLILKKVV, from the coding sequence ATGATAAAAGTTTCAACCAATAAAAAAAGTCCAAATTACCTCAACAAATTACAAAATAAATTAATAGTTCTTACTTCAACACTTAATTACGTAAACAAGAAATATCCAAAATATACACAAAAAACCATACTCTATTACTTTAATGAAAATCTAAAAAGAAATGGTCAAGCTACTACTACATTAAGAACATTGCAAAAATATCTTTACAAATTAGAAAAAGAAATAAAAGTAACAACAAACTACTACCAACACATGGGGGTAAATTGTGGTACTGAAATTTACTATCACCTCAATTGTGAAAAAAATGAATGCCACTTTAAAATCAACCAATATTTTCAAGAAAAAAAACACTCTAGATTTAAATCAAGAGCTATTAACTATCTTAAAGACAAATCTCTAAAAAAGGGTAATGTAGAGTTGGAGAAATGTTTATGTAATAAAAATAATAAAAAAGAAGAAGAAAGTAATAATAAGATAGAAAAGTTTCAAATAATAAACTATTTCAATAAATGCAACTTTAAAAGTAAAGAAATTCTTCAAATTTTATTAAATTTAGATATTAGTAAAGATAAAAAAATTGAAATAATTAAAGCTTTAAAGAGATTTGAAATTAAAGCAATAAAAAGTAAAAATATACATTTTAACAAAAATTCTTTTAAAGAAAATCAAAATAAATTAAAAGAAACTTTAAAAAAGACCAAAAAACAATTAGAAAAAAACGGATACAATGCCGAACAATTGGAAACAGAATTTAAAAAAATATATGAAAATTACAAAAATAAGCCGCATTTTATTATTGAACATCAAAAATATAACGATTTACGCAAAATAACTTTCAAATTAGAAAAATTGATTGAATTGAAAAAAGAAAATTCACAAAAAGATTATGAGCATATAAAGATAAATATTTTCAATATCCTTATTGAGCGATTGCGAAAACCGGCAAATATTGAAATTATAAAGCCAATTATAAAAACATATTTGAATAGCAAAAAGAAATTAGAATATAATAAAGTATTTGGTATATATCATGATGAATTATTAGAAATAATAAAAAATAAAAATAATTCTTTAATTTTAAAAAAAGTTGTATGA
- a CDS encoding DUF226 domain-containing protein, whose protein sequence is MESAPEPIKKGKCKVECQNKERFILVEKENGKAMYHTKIMMDVYKFGVYEKKNEFRVSLRTLFNGERIVEETHLYPIKEGDKFIGIFYGFRKPIKKAIVKYQLNGNRKSYGFARAYYMEVRFKAGSVFFYFKGLYRLLDKERMNNHYNKILFSMFTDLEQKVYEFYGKKYPEQGPLTKWIIKNLK, encoded by the coding sequence ATGGAAAGTGCGCCAGAACCTATAAAAAAAGGAAAATGTAAAGTTGAATGCCAAAATAAAGAACGATTTATTTTGGTTGAAAAAGAAAATGGTAAAGCAATGTACCATACAAAAATAATGATGGACGTTTATAAATTTGGAGTTTATGAGAAAAAAAATGAATTTAGAGTGTCATTAAGGACCTTGTTTAATGGAGAAAGAATTGTTGAGGAAACACATTTATACCCCATTAAAGAAGGGGATAAATTTATTGGAATTTTTTACGGTTTTAGAAAACCAATAAAAAAAGCTATTGTAAAGTATCAATTAAACGGAAATAGAAAATCTTATGGATTTGCACGGGCATATTATATGGAAGTTAGATTTAAAGCAGGCAGTGTTTTTTTTTACTTTAAGGGATTATACCGCTTACTAGATAAAGAGAGAATGAATAACCACTACAACAAAATATTATTTAGTATGTTTACAGATTTAGAACAAAAAGTATATGAATTTTATGGGAAAAAATACCCAGAACAAGGACCACTAACAAAATGGATAATAAAAAACCTAAAATAA
- a CDS encoding ParA family protein, with amino-acid sequence MDNKKPKIITIASIKGGVGKSTSSIIYATLLAQKYKVLLIDIDTQASTTSYYYDNIQKSSVDLRKNNIYEILIEKLDINQSIVNVANNLDLIPSYLTLHSINAFGYKHTFDEFRLKNELKHLYVEYDFIIIDTPPSLDFTLTNALVCCNYVIVPLTAEKWTVESFDLLKFFMKKIGLELPTFFIITRFKKNNTHKQLLEMLNSKENFLGMISEREDLNRRIASNSHFDFQMDYIKEYKNSLMNFYTKLK; translated from the coding sequence ATGGATAATAAAAAACCTAAAATAATAACAATTGCGTCAATTAAAGGCGGCGTTGGCAAAAGTACAAGTTCGATAATATATGCAACCTTGCTAGCGCAAAAATATAAAGTATTATTAATAGATATAGATACTCAAGCATCCACTACTAGTTATTATTATGATAATATACAAAAATCTAGTGTAGATTTGCGAAAAAACAATATATATGAAATTTTGATAGAAAAATTAGATATTAATCAATCAATTGTTAATGTTGCGAATAATTTAGATTTAATACCCAGTTATTTAACTTTACACAGCATAAATGCTTTTGGCTATAAACACACTTTTGATGAATTTAGATTAAAAAATGAGCTTAAACACTTATATGTTGAGTATGATTTTATTATAATTGATACTCCTCCAAGTTTGGATTTTACTTTAACCAATGCTTTGGTTTGTTGTAACTATGTCATTGTTCCCTTGACAGCAGAAAAATGGACAGTTGAAAGTTTTGATCTTTTGAAATTTTTTATGAAAAAAATAGGTTTAGAATTACCTACTTTTTTTATAATAACGAGATTTAAAAAAAATAATACACATAAACAATTATTGGAAATGCTAAACTCTAAAGAAAATTTTTTAGGAATGATATCGGAAAGAGAAGACCTAAATAGGAGAATTGCGAGTAATTCTCATTTTGATTTTCAAATGGATTATATAAAAGAGTATAAAAACTCATTAATGAATTTTTATACAAAATTAAAATAA
- a CDS encoding chromosome replication/partitioning protein: protein MKNNTKLIINKRDIDSEGNALLVDSSNGSENDVEIDRYNILKKKLYVNLREGVSNRIACMKILKEIKDNEYYKIDGYKSFDAFIKDYDVAKTQAYNYLKIANAIESGVIEEQYVLDNGFRSILSVLKDKESPALKKSKQNPIKPLRFQLKKQESYEFYKSNAKFTGFLLDKLFSDEKEMIKKIMKEYKQLKG, encoded by the coding sequence ATGAAAAATAATACAAAATTAATAATCAATAAAAGAGATATTGATTCTGAAGGAAATGCATTGCTTGTAGATTCTTCTAATGGTAGTGAAAATGATGTTGAAATAGATCGTTATAATATTTTGAAAAAGAAATTATATGTAAACCTTAGAGAAGGAGTTTCTAATAGAATAGCATGTATGAAAATCTTAAAAGAAATTAAAGATAATGAATATTATAAGATTGATGGGTACAAAAGTTTCGATGCTTTTATAAAGGATTATGATGTTGCAAAAACTCAAGCATATAACTATTTGAAAATTGCTAATGCAATAGAATCAGGGGTTATTGAGGAGCAATATGTATTAGATAATGGATTTAGATCAATATTGAGTGTATTGAAAGACAAGGAAAGTCCAGCCTTGAAAAAATCTAAGCAAAACCCAATAAAACCCTTAAGATTCCAGCTTAAAAAGCAAGAAAGTTACGAGTTTTATAAGAGCAATGCTAAATTTACAGGATTTTTATTAGATAAATTATTTAGTGATGAAAAAGAAATGATTAAAAAAATTATGAAAGAATATAAACAACTAAAAGGATAA
- the bdr gene encoding Bdr family repetitive protein encodes MNNLAYRTYNIENIKNEFLNIGFSEEAIDFVFLHNDNYNFEFLKEKLIDIEKNLRKDISNLDVKIDNVEKNLNTKIDSAEKSLNAKIDSLDTKIDNVEKSLNAKIDSLDTKIDNVEKSLNIKIDSLDTKIDNVEKNLNTKIDGVSAKIDSVEKNLQKDISILNTKIDNEVNNLRKDLNMGNRLVHFMILAAAIFGPILNALFMKYLQFIK; translated from the coding sequence ATGAACAATTTAGCGTACAGAACATATAATATAGAAAATATAAAAAATGAATTTTTAAACATAGGGTTTAGTGAGGAGGCAATAGATTTTGTTTTTCTTCACAATGATAATTACAACTTTGAATTTTTAAAAGAAAAATTGATTGATATAGAGAAGAATTTACGGAAAGATATATCTAATTTAGATGTTAAGATAGATAATGTAGAGAAGAATTTAAATACCAAAATAGACAGCGCAGAAAAGAGTTTAAATGCCAAGATTGATAGTTTAGATACTAAGATAGACAACGTAGAAAAGAGTTTAAATGCTAAGATTGATAGCTTAGATACTAAGATAGACAACGTAGAAAAGAGTTTAAATATCAAGATTGATAGTTTAGATACTAAGATAGACAACGTAGAAAAGAATTTAAATACTAAGATAGATGGTGTAAGTGCTAAGATAGATAGTGTAGAAAAAAATTTACAAAAGGACATATCTATTTTAAATACTAAGATAGATAATGAAGTAAATAATTTGCGTAAAGATCTTAATATGGGGAACAGACTAGTACATTTTATGATACTTGCAGCGGCAATTTTTGGGCCAATTTTAAATGCTTTATTTATGAAATATTTACAATTCATTAAATAA